In Chiloscyllium plagiosum isolate BGI_BamShark_2017 chromosome 26, ASM401019v2, whole genome shotgun sequence, one genomic interval encodes:
- the LOC122563279 gene encoding DELTA-thalatoxin-Avl1a-like, with translation MATPIEEIVKSVDSKIVVGIEITNSSKHFDLTAAATYAECGVVQSPPPPIIAKERKGTCVFTKTPFSLYGSVGVLSYSFGDQQFSLLFSNPLDCIKYDSEFALHIPDTKTMTDQNLYNKMYTQLHESSSFTKTAIGRGNAALQLVKDGMEVSGTMSNVHHKAIIKLEVRDHFSSPYKPNY, from the exons ATGGCGACTCCGATTGAAGAGATTGTAAAATCGGTTGACTCCAAGATAGTTGTTGGAAtcgagatcacaaacagcagcAAACATTTTGATTTAACTGCAGCAGC GACCTATGCTGAATGTGGTGTTGTACAAAGTCCCCCACCTCCGATCATAGCGAAGGAGAGAAAAGGAACGTGTGTGTTCACCAAGACCCCATTCTCACTCTATGGCAGTGTTGGAGTCCTCAGCTACTCCTTTGGTGACCAGCAGTTCTCCCTTTTGTTTTCCAACCCACTTGACTGCATCAAGTATGACAGCGAGTTTGCTCTGCACATTCCTGATACAAAAACTATGACTGATCAGAATTTGTACAATAAGATGTATACACAACTGCATGAATCTAGTTCCTTCACTAAAACTGCTATTGgaagagggaatgcagcactgcaaCTGGTCAAAGATGGAATGGAGGTTTCAGGCACAATGTCAAATGTGCATCACAAAGCTATCATTAAATTGGAGGTTCGAGATCACTTCTCTTCTCCATACAAGCCGAATTATTAA
- the LOC122563280 gene encoding DELTA-alicitoxin-Pse1b-like: MATPIEEIVKSVDSNILVGIEITNSSKRFDLTAAATYADCGVVQSPPPPTIAKERKGMCVFTKTPFSLYGTAGVLSYSSGDQQFSLLFSNPFDCIKYDSEFALYIPDTKTKTDQNLYKMMYTQLHESSSFTKTAIGKGNVALQLVKDGMEVSGTMSNVSHKAIIKLEIRDHFPSPCKTNY, translated from the exons ATGGCGACTCCAATCGAAGAGATTGTAAAATCAGTTGACTCTAATATACTTGTTGGAAtcgagatcacaaacagcagcAAGCGCTTTGATTTAACTGCAGCAGC GACATATGCTGACTGTGGTGTTGTACAAAGTCCCCCACCTCCGACTATAGCGAAAGAGAGGAAAGGAATGTGTGTGTTCACCAAGACCCCATTCTCACTCTATGGCACTGCTGGGGTCCTCAGCTACTCCTCTGGTGACCAGCAGTTCTCTCTTCTGTTCTCCAACCCCTTTGACTGCATCAAGTATGACAGCGAGTTTGCTCTGTACATTCCTGACACAAAAACAAAGACTGATCAAAATTTGTACAAAATGATGTATACACAACTGCATGAATCTAGTTCCTTCACCAAAACTGCTATTGGAAAAGGGAATGTAGCACTGCAACTGGTCAAAGATGGAATGGAGGTTTCAGGCACAATGTCAAATGTGTCTCACAAAGCCATAATTAAATTGGAAATTCGAGATCATTTCCCTTCTCCATGCAAGACTAATTATTAA